A part of Chitinivorax sp. B genomic DNA contains:
- a CDS encoding TonB-dependent receptor yields the protein MKHHQLAGLFTVTFSVTSFAVTSSTEPIVVTAARLPQPVAKALADISLISRDQIERSGASSVPELLRQLPGVEVSQNGGLGAISGVFLRGANSNQTVVLIDGVRVGSATSGGAALERLNLDQIERIEVLRGPSSSLYGADAIGGVIQLFTRKGTTASARILLGNEGLSELSAGLAGGSAATRANLNVSHVYTKGISATNDRIESGAFNPDRDGYRNLGLAAGVTHEWREGHDIAATLNASRGEVHYDGSYPDPADSDYRARQQLASAQLTSTNQLAAGWRSRVQVGQSKDRYENLYIAQNDLFETMQRQLTWQQDIDITGGVFSVVADHLCQEVTSNTRYDVSTRTVKGLAAMLQQRMGKLSWQASVRRDRNSQFGGHSTGGAALGYEFGEGWQARAAWAKAFKAPTFNDLYYPGFNNPNLKPENSRNAELALSYRKGVNRFGLTTYRNRVVDMIAIDPFTFDIGNIQRANLRGSTMELGTRIAGFELAGNVDWQQPKNIETGKLLPRRAKRHGSIRIASDMEGARWQVEWLASGERYDDVANTQRLAGYGLLNLGVDVPLARGVVLGARVNNVADKRYELARGYNQSGRGGFVSLSYQLK from the coding sequence ATGAAACATCACCAACTTGCCGGTCTGTTTACCGTCACCTTCTCTGTTACTTCATTCGCGGTAACGTCATCCACTGAACCAATTGTCGTTACCGCTGCTAGGTTGCCACAGCCCGTTGCCAAAGCGCTGGCTGATATCTCATTGATTTCACGTGATCAAATAGAACGCAGTGGCGCATCGTCAGTGCCAGAGCTGCTACGGCAGTTGCCCGGCGTGGAAGTTAGTCAAAATGGCGGTTTGGGGGCAATCAGTGGCGTATTTTTGCGCGGTGCCAATTCTAATCAGACGGTTGTGCTGATCGATGGCGTGCGGGTTGGATCTGCCACTAGCGGTGGTGCAGCGCTGGAACGGCTGAATCTGGATCAGATCGAGCGTATTGAGGTATTGCGCGGACCGTCCAGTAGTTTGTATGGGGCGGATGCGATCGGTGGGGTTATCCAGCTATTTACCCGTAAGGGGACAACTGCCAGTGCAAGGATTTTGCTGGGAAATGAAGGGCTTAGTGAGTTGTCTGCAGGATTGGCGGGCGGCAGTGCTGCGACACGTGCCAACTTGAATGTCAGTCATGTCTACACAAAGGGCATCAGCGCAACTAACGATCGGATTGAATCTGGTGCATTCAACCCGGATCGTGATGGATATCGCAACCTTGGGCTGGCGGCTGGTGTAACGCATGAATGGCGTGAAGGTCATGATATTGCGGCAACGCTCAATGCAAGTCGTGGTGAGGTTCATTACGATGGCAGTTACCCCGATCCCGCAGATAGCGACTATCGAGCAAGGCAACAACTGGCGTCGGCTCAATTGACATCAACCAATCAATTGGCAGCTGGATGGCGGAGCCGTGTTCAAGTTGGTCAAAGTAAGGATCGCTATGAGAATCTCTATATTGCCCAGAATGATCTGTTCGAGACTATGCAGCGCCAATTAACTTGGCAGCAAGATATCGATATCACTGGCGGGGTGTTCAGTGTGGTGGCTGATCACTTGTGCCAGGAGGTGACAAGTAATACGCGCTATGATGTCAGCACCCGCACCGTCAAAGGTTTGGCGGCGATGTTGCAGCAACGGATGGGGAAACTAAGCTGGCAGGCAAGCGTGCGTCGAGATCGTAACTCGCAGTTTGGTGGCCATAGTACTGGTGGCGCAGCGCTCGGTTATGAGTTTGGGGAAGGGTGGCAAGCAAGGGCCGCTTGGGCAAAGGCTTTCAAGGCGCCAACTTTTAACGATTTGTACTACCCGGGTTTCAATAACCCGAATTTGAAGCCAGAAAATTCACGTAATGCAGAGCTGGCCCTGTCCTATCGTAAGGGTGTCAATCGTTTTGGTTTGACAACTTACCGTAATCGGGTGGTTGACATGATTGCGATCGATCCGTTCACTTTTGATATTGGAAACATTCAACGCGCCAATCTGCGTGGCTCAACTATGGAGCTGGGGACGCGTATCGCAGGTTTTGAACTTGCTGGTAATGTTGACTGGCAGCAGCCCAAGAATATAGAAACGGGCAAGCTGTTGCCACGGCGTGCCAAGCGTCATGGCAGCATTCGCATTGCCAGTGATATGGAGGGCGCGCGTTGGCAGGTGGAGTGGCTGGCTAGTGGTGAGCGGTACGATGATGTTGCGAACACTCAACGCCTTGCAGGCTACGGATTGCTTAATCTTGGTGTGGATGTGCCGTTGGCCCGAGGGGTGGTGTTGGGTGCCCGTGTGAATAATGTTGCAGATAAGCGTTATGAACTTGCTCGGGGCTACAATCAATCTGGTCGTGGTGGTTTTGTCAGCTTGAGTTATCAGTTGAAATGA
- the rpsT gene encoding 30S ribosomal protein S20: MANSAQARKRARQADLARARNASQRSAFRTAIKKVLKAIEAGDKNAAQQVFQESVGVIDRIADKKIFHKNKAARHKSRLSAAIKAMA; encoded by the coding sequence ATGGCAAACAGCGCACAAGCCCGTAAACGTGCTCGCCAGGCTGACCTTGCCCGCGCGCGCAATGCCAGCCAGCGTTCTGCTTTCCGTACCGCGATCAAGAAAGTTCTCAAAGCAATCGAAGCTGGCGATAAAAACGCTGCTCAGCAAGTGTTTCAGGAATCGGTTGGTGTGATCGACCGTATTGCTGACAAGAAGATTTTCCACAAGAACAAGGCAGCGCGTCATAAGAGCCGCCTGTCTGCAGCGATCAAGGCTATGGCCTAA
- the ispG gene encoding flavodoxin-dependent (E)-4-hydroxy-3-methylbut-2-enyl-diphosphate synthase, translating into MFRTGIPRRKAKQAIVGGVIVGGDAPVVIQAMTNTDTADIQATIAQVDELWRAGAEMVRITVNSMEAAAAVAAIREGLDRLFCPVPLIGDFHFNGHKLLAAHPECAQALAKYRINPGNVGKGARRDEQFAQMIEFALSYGKPIRIGVNWGSLDQAVMARLMDENAGRVQPWDADAVMREALITSALESAAQAVALGMKPEDIVLSCKVSALQDLIMVYRDLAKRCEYALHLGLTEAGMGVKGIVASSAALAVLLQEGIGDTIRISLTPQPGESRTQEVLVAQELLQSMGLRSFTPQVTACPGCGRTTSTVFQELARDIQRWLRLQMPVWRDRYAGVADMKVAVMGCVVNGPGESKLADIGISLPGTGEVPVAPVYVDGERYVTLKGESIAVEFQAIVDEYVAARYGRGEKLKPKEPRTIAVKPVA; encoded by the coding sequence ATGTTTCGGACAGGAATTCCTCGGCGTAAAGCCAAGCAGGCTATTGTGGGTGGAGTGATCGTCGGCGGTGATGCGCCGGTGGTCATTCAAGCCATGACCAATACCGATACCGCAGATATCCAGGCAACCATTGCGCAGGTTGATGAGCTTTGGCGTGCAGGGGCTGAAATGGTCCGTATCACCGTCAATAGTATGGAAGCAGCTGCGGCTGTGGCAGCCATTCGAGAAGGATTGGATCGGCTGTTTTGTCCTGTTCCCTTGATCGGAGATTTTCATTTTAATGGTCATAAGCTATTGGCAGCGCATCCTGAGTGTGCACAGGCTTTAGCTAAGTACCGTATCAATCCCGGTAATGTAGGAAAAGGCGCCAGACGCGATGAGCAGTTTGCGCAAATGATTGAGTTTGCCTTGAGCTATGGCAAGCCAATCCGCATTGGTGTGAACTGGGGTAGCTTGGATCAGGCTGTCATGGCAAGGCTGATGGATGAAAATGCGGGTCGAGTGCAGCCTTGGGATGCGGATGCTGTCATGCGGGAAGCATTGATCACTTCCGCACTGGAAAGTGCCGCTCAGGCTGTTGCGCTCGGAATGAAGCCCGAAGATATCGTACTATCTTGCAAGGTGAGTGCATTACAGGATCTGATCATGGTCTACCGCGATTTGGCCAAACGTTGTGAATATGCACTTCACCTCGGCCTAACCGAAGCAGGGATGGGCGTAAAGGGGATTGTTGCTTCCAGTGCGGCGCTGGCCGTCCTGTTGCAGGAGGGGATCGGTGATACTATCCGTATTTCGCTGACACCTCAGCCTGGCGAGTCGCGCACGCAGGAAGTATTAGTTGCGCAAGAGCTGCTGCAGTCGATGGGGTTGCGTTCCTTCACCCCTCAGGTAACGGCCTGCCCAGGCTGTGGCCGCACTACCAGTACGGTATTTCAGGAGCTGGCTCGGGATATTCAGCGTTGGCTGCGTTTGCAAATGCCCGTCTGGCGGGATCGGTATGCTGGTGTGGCCGATATGAAAGTGGCTGTTATGGGATGTGTGGTGAATGGCCCGGGTGAGTCGAAACTGGCGGATATTGGTATCTCATTGCCAGGGACTGGTGAAGTGCCAGTCGCACCTGTGTATGTGGATGGTGAGCGCTATGTCACTCTTAAAGGTGAATCGATCGCTGTCGAATTTCAAGCCATCGTTGATGAATATGTCGCTGCCAGATATGGTCGTGGCGAAAAACTAAAACCCAAGGAGCCGCGTACGATTGCGGTCAAACCTGTCGCGTAA
- the pilW gene encoding type IV pilus biogenesis/stability protein PilW has protein sequence MNKTMCGVLSAAVLAVGVVSSSAYAESNAAMSAKLHTELAAQYFSLREFSVAIDEARAALRAAPDYGPAFNMLGLIFAELKEYQAADEYFRKAVQYAPADSNVNHNYGLFLCRYRKGEDSNRYFQAALRNPLYQTPEKTWVASADCKLQRGDAEGARNEYAQALAINADFPVALAGLASAYFRLENYKEARAYFGRFFQNSDGTAEVLWLAVQTERKLNDTQAEARYLTKLKKLYPNSKEAELAANGR, from the coding sequence ATGAATAAAACGATGTGTGGGGTACTGTCGGCTGCAGTGCTCGCCGTCGGTGTGGTAAGTTCCTCTGCGTATGCCGAGAGCAATGCGGCAATGAGTGCCAAACTGCATACTGAGCTTGCAGCTCAGTATTTCAGCTTGCGTGAGTTTTCAGTCGCCATTGATGAAGCCCGTGCAGCGCTGCGCGCAGCACCTGATTATGGGCCAGCTTTCAATATGTTGGGCCTGATCTTTGCGGAGCTTAAGGAGTATCAGGCAGCTGATGAATACTTCCGTAAAGCAGTGCAGTATGCTCCTGCCGACTCCAACGTCAATCACAATTACGGCCTATTCCTTTGCCGCTACCGGAAAGGTGAGGACTCGAACCGATATTTCCAAGCCGCCTTGCGAAACCCTTTGTATCAGACACCAGAAAAAACCTGGGTTGCATCGGCGGATTGCAAGTTGCAACGGGGCGATGCAGAAGGTGCTCGAAACGAATATGCCCAGGCACTTGCTATCAATGCTGATTTCCCGGTCGCATTGGCTGGGTTGGCATCCGCATATTTCCGATTGGAGAACTACAAGGAAGCACGAGCTTACTTTGGTCGTTTCTTCCAGAATTCGGATGGAACTGCGGAAGTGCTTTGGTTGGCAGTGCAAACTGAACGCAAGCTGAATGACACGCAGGCAGAAGCTCGATATCTGACCAAGTTGAAAAAATTGTACCCAAATTCTAAAGAAGCCGAGCTTGCAGCGAACGGACGATAG
- the hisS gene encoding histidine--tRNA ligase gives MSKEIRAIKGMNDILPGESDTWQFFEATVRDWAAAYGYQNIRTPIVEETSLFVRSIGEVTDIVEKEMYSFEDSLNGDKLTLRPEGTASCLRAVIQHNLLHSGPQRLWYSGQMYRHERPQKGRYRQFHQVGVEALGFEGPDVDAELLLMTASLWKRLGLNNLELQLNSLGTSDERLRHREALIHYLEQHQNVLDEDGKRRLHTNPLRVLDSKNPAMQSICDAAPKLSDYLGDSSCTHFETLQQLLMACGITFTINPRLVRGLDYYNLTVFEWVTNELGAQGTVCGGGRYDGLIEQLGGKSTPACGFGMGIERLLLLMQAQSIETPQVRPDVYLVHQGHNIGAYVMQTAELLRAQGLKVVFHGGQASFKSQMKKADASGARFAVIVGENEASAEVLSVKPLLSDGVQQTVSKQQAVDLIKQ, from the coding sequence ATGTCAAAAGAAATTAGAGCCATAAAAGGCATGAATGATATTTTGCCCGGTGAAAGTGATACCTGGCAGTTTTTTGAAGCTACTGTCCGTGATTGGGCTGCAGCCTATGGTTATCAAAATATCCGTACCCCGATTGTTGAAGAGACAAGCTTGTTTGTCCGCTCGATTGGCGAGGTAACCGATATTGTTGAAAAGGAAATGTACAGCTTTGAGGATTCGCTTAATGGCGACAAGCTGACGTTACGACCAGAGGGAACCGCATCATGTTTGAGAGCAGTCATTCAACACAACCTGTTGCATAGTGGGCCGCAGCGCTTATGGTATTCGGGGCAAATGTATCGCCACGAACGTCCTCAAAAGGGGCGTTACCGCCAATTCCACCAAGTGGGTGTGGAGGCATTGGGGTTTGAAGGCCCTGATGTCGATGCGGAGCTTTTGTTGATGACCGCATCACTATGGAAGCGTTTGGGTCTTAATAATCTCGAGTTGCAATTGAATTCGCTTGGTACCAGCGACGAGCGTCTCCGTCATCGTGAGGCTCTGATTCATTATCTTGAGCAGCATCAAAATGTGCTCGACGAGGATGGTAAGCGTCGCTTACATACCAATCCGCTGCGTGTGCTGGATAGTAAAAATCCCGCAATGCAGTCAATCTGTGATGCAGCACCTAAATTGTCAGATTACTTGGGTGATTCATCTTGCACACATTTTGAAACATTGCAGCAGTTGCTGATGGCCTGTGGCATTACATTCACGATTAATCCGCGGCTGGTGCGCGGACTTGATTATTACAATCTGACTGTATTTGAATGGGTAACCAATGAACTGGGGGCGCAAGGAACGGTATGTGGCGGTGGGCGCTACGATGGCCTGATCGAACAGCTTGGTGGCAAATCGACACCTGCCTGTGGTTTTGGCATGGGTATAGAGCGGTTGCTGCTGCTGATGCAAGCACAGAGTATTGAGACGCCACAGGTACGGCCAGATGTCTATTTGGTTCATCAGGGGCACAATATTGGTGCCTATGTCATGCAAACGGCTGAATTACTTCGTGCGCAAGGATTGAAGGTTGTATTCCATGGCGGACAAGCCAGCTTTAAATCCCAAATGAAAAAAGCGGATGCTAGCGGTGCCCGATTTGCTGTAATTGTGGGCGAAAA
- a CDS encoding SPOR domain-containing protein: protein MAPNIANSENTNKSASESASESEKPGHRPPLPQIESPSATSTSHRLPPKLVTHPVEPTIAQPATASPIPPKSKPSAQSNQPSAPVTAAPASPTVPTVQPHPIRSKTVAPQAFSVQVGIFANYENAKSLAERLNENGVNAHIESRVQVGPFKNKAEADETMRKLKAMGIHSVLVSIGNTNN from the coding sequence TTGGCACCCAATATTGCAAACAGCGAAAATACCAACAAATCAGCCAGTGAATCAGCCAGTGAAAGTGAAAAACCGGGCCATCGACCACCTCTACCACAGATTGAGTCGCCATCAGCCACTTCAACCTCCCACCGCCTACCACCCAAGCTGGTAACGCATCCGGTCGAACCGACGATTGCCCAACCGGCAACCGCTTCTCCAATCCCCCCTAAATCCAAACCAAGCGCCCAATCGAATCAACCCAGCGCCCCAGTAACAGCGGCTCCAGCCAGCCCTACCGTACCAACCGTGCAACCCCACCCGATTAGATCAAAAACTGTGGCCCCTCAAGCCTTTTCCGTTCAAGTGGGAATTTTTGCCAATTATGAAAATGCGAAGTCATTAGCAGAAAGATTGAATGAAAATGGTGTAAATGCCCATATCGAAAGTCGTGTACAAGTCGGGCCATTCAAGAACAAGGCAGAAGCTGACGAAACCATGCGCAAACTGAAGGCTATGGGTATTCACTCAGTTCTAGTATCAATTGGAAATACAAACAACTAA
- a CDS encoding cobalamin-binding protein — translation MIRLGWVIWWLGMAGAVAAPVQVTDDAGLVVRLRAPAKRIVSLAPHVTELIFAAGAGDRLVAVSAYSDFPPEAAKLPQVADYNSLAIERIVALKPDLVVAWQSGSAPRQVAKLVELGIPIFWSQPSRLAGVADSIEAMGILADTQVAAKAAALTYRQKLTELSGLYRQRESIAVFYPIWDKPLTTINQMHLISDVIHLCGGRNVFGRLVSLTPLVSSESVLAADPEVILEAGRSHGEPSVWGRWPTMRAVRYRNLFSISSSLISRPSPRVLDGAVQVCHLLDQARQHRRIVRKQR, via the coding sequence ATGATCAGATTGGGTTGGGTGATCTGGTGGCTGGGAATGGCTGGTGCTGTCGCCGCCCCTGTTCAAGTGACTGATGATGCCGGATTGGTGGTGCGCCTGCGGGCGCCTGCCAAGCGCATTGTGAGCTTGGCGCCCCATGTAACGGAATTGATATTTGCGGCGGGGGCTGGTGATCGGTTGGTGGCGGTGAGTGCTTATAGCGATTTCCCGCCCGAGGCTGCCAAGTTGCCGCAGGTGGCAGATTACAACAGTTTGGCCATAGAGCGAATTGTTGCGCTGAAGCCTGATTTGGTCGTTGCTTGGCAAAGCGGGAGTGCACCTAGGCAGGTTGCGAAGCTGGTTGAATTAGGGATCCCGATATTTTGGTCTCAGCCCAGTCGACTGGCTGGTGTGGCGGATAGTATTGAAGCGATGGGGATCTTGGCGGACACGCAAGTTGCCGCGAAGGCGGCGGCTTTGACGTATCGTCAAAAGTTGACGGAGTTATCTGGTTTGTATCGGCAACGTGAGTCAATCGCAGTGTTCTATCCCATTTGGGATAAGCCGCTAACTACCATTAATCAGATGCACCTGATTAGCGATGTGATTCACCTGTGTGGTGGGCGAAATGTGTTTGGACGGTTGGTGTCGTTGACCCCGCTTGTTTCATCGGAAAGTGTACTGGCTGCTGATCCTGAAGTGATATTGGAAGCAGGTCGGTCGCATGGTGAGCCGTCGGTATGGGGGCGTTGGCCCACAATGCGTGCAGTGCGTTATCGTAACCTGTTTTCCATTTCATCCAGTTTGATATCCAGGCCATCACCCCGTGTGTTGGACGGGGCTGTGCAAGTTTGTCATTTACTGGATCAGGCTCGTCAGCATCGACGGATAGTACGTAAACAACGTTAA
- a CDS encoding RodZ domain-containing protein: MSNETTLIDQPVVRQGPGSELKAERLRQSLSIDEVVAKLKLSRRQVEALEADRFDDLPGNTFVKGFIRNYAKLLGLDAGLLIDRVSQLLPADAEMAPVKLEGRMPRITVEPGYSMSADRGGFSVVLMGTVAAVVAGFVFYFIFLRPTSEPELHMAAPATSQEVVEPVDVTTSAPSLVMKTAPSAPVMPPASAPQSVSVAPPMPSSAAVQNQLPGPVSGGTAIKLNFDGESWVDVRDADGRRLISKLFRPGQEEILQGKPPFKLIVGNATQVKLTYNGKPIDLAPYVKVNVARFELN, from the coding sequence ATGAGCAACGAAACAACACTGATTGATCAGCCGGTTGTCAGACAAGGTCCCGGAAGTGAGCTGAAAGCGGAGCGTTTGCGTCAGTCACTCAGCATTGATGAAGTAGTGGCTAAACTCAAGCTGTCACGCCGACAAGTTGAAGCATTGGAAGCAGATCGCTTTGATGATTTGCCTGGTAATACGTTTGTCAAGGGATTTATCCGGAACTATGCAAAATTGTTGGGGCTGGATGCTGGGCTGCTGATTGACCGTGTCTCCCAGCTTCTGCCTGCTGATGCAGAGATGGCGCCTGTCAAGTTGGAAGGACGTATGCCGCGCATTACAGTTGAGCCTGGCTATTCAATGTCAGCTGATCGGGGTGGCTTTTCTGTGGTTTTAATGGGGACGGTGGCTGCTGTTGTGGCCGGTTTTGTGTTTTACTTCATATTTTTGCGTCCGACATCCGAACCAGAGCTTCATATGGCCGCCCCGGCAACATCGCAAGAAGTGGTTGAGCCGGTTGATGTTACGACCAGTGCGCCTTCGCTCGTGATGAAAACTGCGCCATCAGCGCCGGTTATGCCGCCTGCCAGTGCTCCACAATCTGTTTCTGTTGCTCCTCCCATGCCATCTTCTGCGGCGGTTCAAAATCAATTGCCCGGTCCCGTTAGTGGTGGCACTGCTATCAAGCTGAATTTTGATGGTGAATCTTGGGTTGACGTGCGTGATGCTGATGGTAGGAGGTTAATATCAAAGCTGTTCAGGCCTGGTCAGGAAGAAATACTACAAGGTAAGCCGCCATTCAAACTGATTGTTGGGAATGCAACACAGGTTAAGCTTACATATAACGGTAAACCAATTGATTTGGCGCCATATGTCAAAGTAAATGTGGCGCGCTTTGAGTTGAATTGA
- the rlmN gene encoding 23S rRNA (adenine(2503)-C(2))-methyltransferase RlmN, whose translation MKTNLLDFDLDGLTAYFAEIGEKPFRAKQVMRWMHHFGAADFNEMTDIAKVLREKLNAQAEVRVPREMIGQSSEDGTRKWLLDVGIGNGIETVFIPEDDRGTLCVSSQVGCALECTFCSTGRQGFNRNLSVSEIIGQLWWANKSLGRDPKGDRIISNVVMMGMGEPLANFDNVVTAMRIMLDDHGYGLSRRRVTLSTSGLVPAMDRLREACPVALAVSLHAPNDKLRDEIVPINKKYPLKELMAACLRYLEKAPRDFVTFEYVMLDGVNDTLAHAQELVSLTRDVPCKFNLIPFNPFPNSGYDRSSNDQIRRFRDTLIEAGYIVTTRKTRGDDIDAACGQLAGQVQDKTKRQFRRLTEIRS comes from the coding sequence ATGAAAACCAACCTGCTCGACTTTGATCTCGATGGTCTGACCGCGTACTTTGCTGAAATCGGTGAAAAGCCATTTCGTGCCAAGCAAGTGATGCGCTGGATGCATCACTTTGGTGCGGCTGATTTCAACGAGATGACTGATATCGCCAAGGTGTTGCGTGAAAAGTTGAATGCGCAAGCCGAGGTACGTGTGCCTCGTGAAATGATTGGTCAGTCCTCTGAGGATGGTACGCGAAAGTGGCTGCTGGACGTCGGTATCGGGAACGGTATCGAGACTGTCTTCATTCCTGAAGATGATCGCGGTACATTGTGTGTGTCGAGTCAGGTTGGCTGTGCCCTGGAATGTACGTTCTGTTCGACTGGACGTCAGGGGTTCAATCGGAACCTGTCAGTGTCCGAAATCATCGGCCAATTGTGGTGGGCCAATAAGTCGCTTGGGCGTGACCCGAAAGGCGACCGCATCATATCCAATGTGGTCATGATGGGAATGGGTGAGCCGCTCGCCAATTTCGATAATGTCGTTACCGCGATGCGTATCATGTTGGATGACCATGGCTATGGCCTATCTCGCCGTCGTGTGACCTTGTCGACCTCCGGGTTGGTGCCGGCGATGGATCGCCTGCGTGAGGCCTGTCCGGTTGCACTGGCGGTTAGTCTGCATGCGCCTAATGACAAGCTGCGTGACGAGATCGTCCCAATCAACAAGAAATATCCGCTTAAAGAGCTGATGGCTGCTTGTCTGCGCTATCTTGAAAAGGCACCCCGTGACTTTGTCACTTTCGAATATGTCATGCTCGATGGTGTCAATGACACATTGGCACATGCGCAGGAGTTGGTCTCATTAACGCGTGATGTGCCATGTAAATTCAATTTGATTCCGTTCAACCCGTTTCCGAACTCTGGCTACGATCGATCGTCAAACGACCAGATTCGCCGCTTCCGTGATACGCTGATAGAGGCTGGCTATATCGTGACAACCCGCAAGACACGTGGTGATGATATTGATGCAGCCTGTGGTCAGTTGGCTGGTCAGGTTCAAGATAAAACGAAACGACAATTCAGAAGGTTGACGGAGATCAGGTCATGA
- the ndk gene encoding nucleoside-diphosphate kinase: MAVERTLSIVKPDAVAKNVIGQIYSRFETAGLKVVAAKMTHLSRAEAEGFYAVHKERPFFKDLVEFMISGPVMIQALEGEGAIAKNRELMGATDPKKADKGTIRADFADSIDANAVHGSDSAENAAIEIAYFFASSEVYSR, translated from the coding sequence ATGGCTGTTGAACGCACGCTGTCGATTGTTAAGCCGGATGCCGTTGCCAAAAATGTAATTGGCCAGATCTATTCCCGCTTTGAAACTGCAGGCTTGAAAGTCGTCGCAGCCAAGATGACGCACTTGTCTCGTGCTGAGGCTGAAGGCTTCTACGCTGTTCACAAAGAGCGCCCTTTCTTCAAGGATCTGGTTGAGTTCATGATTTCCGGCCCAGTGATGATCCAGGCGCTGGAGGGTGAGGGTGCCATTGCTAAGAACCGCGAACTGATGGGTGCAACCGATCCGAAGAAGGCTGACAAGGGCACTATTCGTGCAGATTTCGCTGACTCGATCGACGCAAATGCCGTACACGGTTCTGATAGCGCTGAAAATGCTGCAATCGAAATCGCCTACTTCTTTGCATCATCCGAAGTTTATAGTCGTTAA